One genomic window of Equus caballus isolate H_3958 breed thoroughbred chromosome 6, TB-T2T, whole genome shotgun sequence includes the following:
- the KRT74 gene encoding LOW QUALITY PROTEIN: keratin, type II cytoskeletal 74 (The sequence of the model RefSeq protein was modified relative to this genomic sequence to represent the inferred CDS: substituted 1 base at 1 genomic stop codon) has translation MSWQLNIKSGGDKGGFSGHSAVVLRKAVGGVASHRAAGRGAGAGFGSQSLYSIGGNRSISLNVAGGGVRTGGYSFRPRSGCAGGRTTGFAGSVFGSMALGPACPSVCPPRGIHLVTVNKSLLAPLNVELDPEIQRVRTQEREQIKALNNKFASFIDKVWLLEQQNQVLETKWNLLQQLDLNNRKNNLEPILEGYISNLRKQLETLSGDRVRLDSELRSMRDVVEDYKKRYEVQINRRTAAEKEFVVLKKDADAAYAVKAELXAKQDSLDKDIKFLKCLYDAEMAQIQTHTSETSVILSMDSNWDLDSIIDEGRAQYEEIALKSKAEAQVLYQSKIQELQLAAGRHGDDLKHTKNEMSEMSQLIQRLQCEIVNVKKQVGSNSTENAGAQFHPL, from the exons ATGAGTTGGCAACTGAACATCAAGTCTGGTGGTGACAAAGGTGGCTTCAGCGGGCACTCGGCAGTGGTGCTCAGGAAGGCTGTGGGCGGTGTGGCTTCTCACCGTGCAGCTGGCAGAGGAGCTGGGGCTGGCTTTGGCAGTCAGAGCCTCTACAGTATTGGAGGGAATCGGAGTATTTCCCTCAATGTGGCTGGTGGCGGCGTTCGGACTGGAGGGTACAGCTTCCGGCCTCGCTCTGGGTGTGCAGGGGGCCGGACCACTGGCTTTGCTGGCAGCGTCTTTGGCAGCATGGCCTTGGGGCCTGCATGTCCATCTGTGTGTCCACCCAGGGGCATCCACCTGGTCACCGTCAACAAGAGCCTCCTGGCCCCCCTCAATGTGGAGCTGGACCCCGAGATCCAGAGAGTGCGCACTCAGGAGCGGGAGCAGATCAAGGCACTGAATAACAAGTTCGCCTCCTTCATTGACAAG GTGTGGCTCCTGGAgcagcagaaccaggtgctggagacCAAGTGGAACCTGCTGCAACAGCTGGACCTGAACAACCGCAAGAACAACCTGGAGCCCATCCTGGAAGGTTACATCAGCAACCTGCGGAAGCAGCTGGAGACGCTGTCCGGGGACCGGGTGAGGCTGGACTCGGAGCTGAGGAGCATGCGGGACGTGGTGGAGGACTACAAGAAGAG GTATGAGGTACAGATTAATCGGCGCACAGCAGCTGAGAAGGAATTTGTGGTGCTCAAGAAG GATGCAGATGCAGCCTACGCAGTCAAGGCGGAGCTCTAGGCCAAACAGGACTCTCTGGACAAAGACATCAAGTTCCTCAAGTGCCTGTACGATGCG GAGATGGCTCAGATTCAGACTCACACCAGCGAGACCTCCGTCATCCTGTCCATGGACAGCAACTGGGACCTGGACAGCATCATCGATGAGGGCCGTGCCCAGTATGAGGAGATCGCACTAAAGAGCAAGGCCGAGGCCCAGGTGCTGTACCAGAGCAAG ATCCAGGAGCTGCAGCTGGCGGCTGGCCGGCACGGGGATGACCTCAAACACACCAAGAATGAGATGTCAGAGATGAGCCAGCTCATCCAGAGGCTCCAGTGTGAGATTGTGAACGTGAAGAAGCAGGTGGGCAGCAACTCCACCGAGAACGCCGGGGCTCAGTTTCACCCTCTGTGA